A region from the Triticum aestivum cultivar Chinese Spring chromosome 3D, IWGSC CS RefSeq v2.1, whole genome shotgun sequence genome encodes:
- the LOC123077697 gene encoding MADS-box transcription factor 3 isoform X2 produces the protein MMSMMADLSCGASGVTVNDHQLAAPAPEDSAVAGSEKMGRGRIEIKRIENTTNRQVTFCKRRNGLLKKAYELSVLCDAEVALIVFSSRGRLYEYSNNSVKATIERYKKANSDTSNSGTVAEVNAQYYQQESSKLRQQISSLQNSNRSLVRDSVSTMTLRDLKQLEGRLEKGIAKIRARKNELMYAEVEYMQKREMELHNDNIYLRSKVSENERGQQPMNMMASGSTSSEYDHMVPPFDSRNFLQANILQQQQQQHYSQQLQPTALQLGQQYFN, from the exons ATGATGAGCATGATG GCCGATTTGAGCTGCGGAGCTTCCGGTGTGACCGTGAATGATCATCAGCTGGCCGCTCCGGCTCCGGAGGACTCGGCGGTGGCGGGGAGCGAGAAGATGGGGAGGGGCCGGATCGAGATCAAGCGCATCGAGAACACCACCAACCGGCAGGTCACCTTCTGCAAGCGCCGCAACGGCCTCCTGAAGAAGGCGTACGAGCTCTCGGTGCTCTGCGACGCCGAAGTGGCCCTCATCGTCTTCTCCAGCCGCGGCCGACTCTACGAGTACTCCAACAACAG TGTGAAAGCCACCATTGAGAGGTACAAAAAGGCCAACAGTGATACATCCAACTCTGGCACGGTTGCAGAAGTCAATGCCCAG TACTACCAGCAGGAGTCCTCCAAGCTGCGCCAGCAGATCAGTAGCTTGCAAAACTCAAACAG GTCACTGGTGAGGGATTCTGTCAGCACCATGACCCTGAGGGATCTTAAGCAGCTAGAAGGCAGGCTGGAGAAAGGCATAGCCAAGATAAGAGCTAGAAAG AATGAGCTGATGTATGCTGAAGTTGAGTATATGCAGAAGAGG GAAATGGAGCTACATAACGATAACATTTACCTGAGGAGCAAG GTGTCTGAGAATGAGAGGGGTCAGCAGCCGATGAACATGATGGCGTCGGGGTCGACGAGCAGCGAATACGATCACATGGTCCCGCCGTTTGATTCCAGAAACTTCCTGCAGGCGAACatcctgcagcagcagcagcagcagcattacTCCCAGCAGCTGCAGCCAACTGCCCTTCAGCTCGG CCAGCAGTACTTCAACTAG
- the LOC123077697 gene encoding MADS-box transcription factor 3 isoform X1 codes for MMSMMADLSCGASGVTVNDHQLAAPAPEDSAVAGSEKMGRGRIEIKRIENTTNRQVTFCKRRNGLLKKAYELSVLCDAEVALIVFSSRGRLYEYSNNSVKATIERYKKANSDTSNSGTVAEVNAQYYQQESSKLRQQISSLQNSNSRSLVRDSVSTMTLRDLKQLEGRLEKGIAKIRARKNELMYAEVEYMQKREMELHNDNIYLRSKVSENERGQQPMNMMASGSTSSEYDHMVPPFDSRNFLQANILQQQQQQHYSQQLQPTALQLGQQYFN; via the exons ATGATGAGCATGATG GCCGATTTGAGCTGCGGAGCTTCCGGTGTGACCGTGAATGATCATCAGCTGGCCGCTCCGGCTCCGGAGGACTCGGCGGTGGCGGGGAGCGAGAAGATGGGGAGGGGCCGGATCGAGATCAAGCGCATCGAGAACACCACCAACCGGCAGGTCACCTTCTGCAAGCGCCGCAACGGCCTCCTGAAGAAGGCGTACGAGCTCTCGGTGCTCTGCGACGCCGAAGTGGCCCTCATCGTCTTCTCCAGCCGCGGCCGACTCTACGAGTACTCCAACAACAG TGTGAAAGCCACCATTGAGAGGTACAAAAAGGCCAACAGTGATACATCCAACTCTGGCACGGTTGCAGAAGTCAATGCCCAG TACTACCAGCAGGAGTCCTCCAAGCTGCGCCAGCAGATCAGTAGCTTGCAAAACTCAAACAG TAGGTCACTGGTGAGGGATTCTGTCAGCACCATGACCCTGAGGGATCTTAAGCAGCTAGAAGGCAGGCTGGAGAAAGGCATAGCCAAGATAAGAGCTAGAAAG AATGAGCTGATGTATGCTGAAGTTGAGTATATGCAGAAGAGG GAAATGGAGCTACATAACGATAACATTTACCTGAGGAGCAAG GTGTCTGAGAATGAGAGGGGTCAGCAGCCGATGAACATGATGGCGTCGGGGTCGACGAGCAGCGAATACGATCACATGGTCCCGCCGTTTGATTCCAGAAACTTCCTGCAGGCGAACatcctgcagcagcagcagcagcagcattacTCCCAGCAGCTGCAGCCAACTGCCCTTCAGCTCGG CCAGCAGTACTTCAACTAG
- the LOC123077697 gene encoding MADS-box transcription factor 3 isoform X3: MMSMMADLSCGASGVTVNDHQLAAPAPEDSAVAGSEKMGRGRIEIKRIENTTNRQVTFCKRRNGLLKKAYELSVLCDAEVALIVFSSRGRLYEYSNNSVKATIERYKKANSDTSNSGTVAEVNAQYYQQESSKLRQQISSLQNSNSRSLVRDSVSTMTLRDLKQLEGRLEKGIAKIRARKNELMYAEVEYMQKREMELHNDNIYLRSKVSENERGQQPMNMMASGSTSSEYDHMVPPFDSRNFLQANILQQQQQQHYSQQLQPTALQLG; this comes from the exons ATGATGAGCATGATG GCCGATTTGAGCTGCGGAGCTTCCGGTGTGACCGTGAATGATCATCAGCTGGCCGCTCCGGCTCCGGAGGACTCGGCGGTGGCGGGGAGCGAGAAGATGGGGAGGGGCCGGATCGAGATCAAGCGCATCGAGAACACCACCAACCGGCAGGTCACCTTCTGCAAGCGCCGCAACGGCCTCCTGAAGAAGGCGTACGAGCTCTCGGTGCTCTGCGACGCCGAAGTGGCCCTCATCGTCTTCTCCAGCCGCGGCCGACTCTACGAGTACTCCAACAACAG TGTGAAAGCCACCATTGAGAGGTACAAAAAGGCCAACAGTGATACATCCAACTCTGGCACGGTTGCAGAAGTCAATGCCCAG TACTACCAGCAGGAGTCCTCCAAGCTGCGCCAGCAGATCAGTAGCTTGCAAAACTCAAACAG TAGGTCACTGGTGAGGGATTCTGTCAGCACCATGACCCTGAGGGATCTTAAGCAGCTAGAAGGCAGGCTGGAGAAAGGCATAGCCAAGATAAGAGCTAGAAAG AATGAGCTGATGTATGCTGAAGTTGAGTATATGCAGAAGAGG GAAATGGAGCTACATAACGATAACATTTACCTGAGGAGCAAG GTGTCTGAGAATGAGAGGGGTCAGCAGCCGATGAACATGATGGCGTCGGGGTCGACGAGCAGCGAATACGATCACATGGTCCCGCCGTTTGATTCCAGAAACTTCCTGCAGGCGAACatcctgcagcagcagcagcagcagcattacTCCCAGCAGCTGCAGCCAACTGCCCTTCAGCTCGGGTAA